One Cyanobacteriota bacterium DNA window includes the following coding sequences:
- the hpsA gene encoding hormogonium polysaccharide biosynthesis protein HpsA has protein sequence MSNRRINQVVQEVFRQAHCLARSLTKGSVLWLMRTLMLLTRRPAAQGFVLPTVAMVSLVVIVLTGAMIFRSFERSRNATNVRVDQAILNAGAPAIDRARAKLAAMFEDPSLPRRGTPNDQLLQQVLSKEEYTFADEIRLKMVADFTNPGGASNTGNGTFGENARPYVLSGSTRIPNVNYQITNDESSINAWKFPVDTDSNGRFDAYTLYAINYRLPARNNTGEFLRPRSTLDARTPPMDAPAGAGRCASTSGAASVTGADWYSSSNRQSKAFFIYTVTGPIAAGDPILTNPTLNPGGARYEVFRRQAGFAALETQQDYSRIAVNNNAILFEDDLSLSSGPPLRISGRVFTNSNLFLRGASGTLDLFQVSSPASCFYKEENSKIIAGGNVKKGSPGTDNATGELGGDDPGVHLYRVPDDTPDANDVNTGVEFVNNDRSTNNSGSSVSYNSLAYNQRIALLVEAALDPAVHHPNNDPTVVTAAINNRLQEDPSLDRAKVRAEELEIYFRNRTRRVPNNEVNYLGNPLTNPAGGNYTKANVLQGTSPTDLGPREQLRPPTHWMFPFNYTNNTGTVADGYTGLTMRTQAPAATDPAVLRVAPRDKEQRVGDRLYVGNNMPALWYLCDDGTITCNNGRFVGNEIEQPVWVNATTRQQWTNGTPNRTRRTQVVKLDNLDTIARDGLWETQAALTPKDPTDASDNSGGLRIIVGAGIYERQTSFLPPPPDLANVGRPSVPDVLATNVASTAAGGEGNTFPYAIREDLLPVVWPDTMPMSPGLQVYNNDPTLGAGANRNINLADSGSGGANIQNLQALTTTDTSIAPRLGTATGTASPADAGYASVDPNSPKYSKGDLRMRAAVVYHHRRDAANPNAYTATPTAATLQDAYQVPIACVSSYYDPSTPQTARNRLGLPDVSGGIDRTGNRTSPAGVLPATTIGDGIVDQNLYGRQLNDLVLGGFP, from the coding sequence ATGTCAAATCGTCGTATCAATCAGGTTGTTCAAGAAGTATTTCGACAAGCTCATTGTCTGGCCCGATCGCTAACTAAAGGTAGCGTTCTGTGGTTGATGCGGACGCTGATGCTCCTTACTCGTCGTCCTGCGGCCCAAGGGTTTGTGCTGCCGACGGTAGCCATGGTGTCACTTGTGGTGATTGTGCTCACAGGAGCGATGATCTTCCGTTCCTTTGAGCGGTCTCGTAATGCCACCAACGTGCGGGTAGATCAGGCAATTTTGAATGCTGGGGCACCAGCGATCGATCGTGCCCGCGCCAAGCTAGCCGCCATGTTTGAAGACCCGTCACTGCCCAGACGGGGTACTCCTAACGATCAACTGCTGCAACAGGTGCTCTCTAAGGAAGAGTACACCTTTGCCGACGAAATTCGCCTCAAGATGGTTGCAGATTTTACCAATCCTGGTGGAGCTAGTAACACCGGCAATGGCACCTTTGGGGAAAATGCCCGGCCCTACGTGTTAAGTGGCAGCACTCGGATTCCCAACGTTAATTACCAAATCACCAACGACGAAAGCAGCATCAATGCCTGGAAGTTCCCGGTAGACACCGACAGCAATGGCCGATTTGATGCCTACACCCTGTATGCCATCAACTATCGACTGCCAGCCCGCAACAACACGGGTGAGTTTCTGCGGCCCCGATCGACCCTAGATGCCCGTACACCCCCAATGGACGCGCCAGCCGGGGCTGGGCGTTGTGCTAGCACTTCCGGTGCAGCATCGGTCACAGGTGCTGACTGGTACAGCTCATCAAACCGCCAGAGCAAAGCATTTTTCATCTACACAGTGACCGGGCCCATCGCTGCTGGTGACCCAATTCTCACCAACCCTACCCTAAACCCAGGGGGCGCACGCTACGAGGTATTTCGACGACAGGCTGGGTTTGCTGCCCTGGAAACCCAACAGGACTACTCCCGCATTGCTGTCAACAACAACGCCATCTTGTTTGAAGATGACCTGTCACTATCATCTGGGCCGCCCCTGCGGATTAGTGGGCGAGTATTCACCAATAGCAACCTGTTTTTGCGCGGAGCAAGTGGCACCCTAGATTTGTTCCAAGTCAGCAGTCCCGCCTCCTGTTTCTACAAGGAAGAGAACAGCAAAATCATTGCAGGCGGCAATGTGAAAAAAGGCTCACCAGGGACTGATAATGCTACGGGTGAGCTTGGTGGAGACGATCCTGGGGTTCACTTGTATCGGGTGCCGGACGATACTCCCGATGCCAATGATGTCAACACGGGTGTGGAGTTTGTCAATAATGATCGCTCTACTAACAACAGCGGTAGCAGTGTCAGCTACAACAGTTTGGCCTATAACCAGCGCATTGCCCTGTTGGTAGAGGCAGCCCTTGACCCCGCGGTTCACCACCCCAACAACGACCCTACTGTGGTGACCGCAGCGATCAACAATCGCTTGCAGGAGGATCCCAGCCTAGACCGAGCCAAGGTGCGGGCAGAGGAGCTAGAAATCTATTTCCGCAACCGCACTCGCCGAGTACCCAACAATGAAGTGAACTACCTGGGCAATCCCCTGACGAATCCAGCGGGGGGTAATTACACCAAGGCGAATGTGTTGCAGGGCACCAGCCCCACCGACCTAGGCCCCAGGGAACAATTGCGCCCACCTACCCATTGGATGTTCCCCTTTAACTACACCAACAATACGGGCACCGTAGCTGATGGGTACACGGGTCTGACCATGCGCACCCAGGCCCCTGCTGCTACCGACCCAGCCGTGTTGCGAGTAGCGCCTAGAGACAAGGAGCAACGGGTGGGCGATCGCCTCTACGTTGGCAACAACATGCCAGCCCTGTGGTACCTCTGCGATGATGGCACCATCACCTGTAATAACGGACGATTTGTCGGCAACGAGATTGAGCAACCCGTGTGGGTTAACGCTACCACTCGTCAGCAATGGACTAACGGCACCCCTAACCGCACTCGGCGCACCCAGGTGGTGAAACTAGATAACTTAGATACCATTGCTCGCGATGGCCTCTGGGAAACCCAAGCAGCCCTCACGCCTAAAGACCCCACAGATGCATCCGATAACAGTGGGGGGTTACGGATTATTGTGGGGGCAGGCATCTATGAACGCCAAACCTCTTTCTTACCACCGCCCCCTGACTTGGCCAACGTGGGTCGCCCTAGTGTGCCTGATGTTTTGGCCACCAATGTCGCTAGCACAGCGGCGGGGGGTGAGGGCAATACCTTCCCCTATGCCATCAGAGAGGACTTACTGCCAGTGGTATGGCCAGATACCATGCCCATGTCCCCTGGCTTGCAGGTCTATAACAACGACCCCACCCTAGGGGCTGGTGCTAACCGGAACATTAACTTGGCTGACTCCGGCTCTGGAGGTGCAAATATCCAGAATCTGCAAGCCTTGACTACCACTGACACCAGCATTGCTCCCCGCCTAGGTACAGCCACGGGCACAGCTTCACCAGCGGACGCAGGCTATGCCAGTGTTGACCCCAACTCGCCCAAGTACTCTAAGGGTGACCTGCGGATGCGAGCAGCAGTGGTCTACCATCACCGTCGGGATGCGGCCAACCCCAATGCCTATACAGCCACTCCCACGGCGGCGACCCTACAGGATGCCTACCAAGTGCCCATTGCCTGTGTGAGCAGCTACTACGACCCCAGCACTCCCCAAACGGCTCGTAACCGGCTAGGCTTGCCGGATGTCAGTGGTGGCATTGACAGGACGGGCAACCGCACCTCCCCCGCTGGGGTGTTGCCAGCCACTACCATTGGGGATGGCATTGTGGATCAGAACCTCTATGGTCGTCAGCTCAACGATCTTGTGTTGGGCGGGTTCCCCC